One genomic region from Magallana gigas chromosome 3, xbMagGiga1.1, whole genome shotgun sequence encodes:
- the LOC136273279 gene encoding uncharacterized protein — protein sequence MVKWQEHPLDTADPGSIFGETSEDGSKASPHRTGNLRQRGAFPTHHFAANEIKSAEPVPMRLFPYEEGQFREKVKNKVATKSASSKVVKLLLAIMTSSGIVYDAYTMDRWTDPERTDLMMQQSAWKSGEPWNKLTDMGTNMRQVVPLVRGSALLTHLFTNANPVVKPFCLADISGHHVNFNSPLERTILDAGSGHASATCSGGVLHLRLQNTKRIRDVTKIQYAARLKTRWAARDHPMSSCDVNKCQLTDGGKTLEVDVPNAHGAMAFAFNYIGHYVTPWDWINHPEEVTCHGRRSEKRAPNDITLHASCDSNLKLEIGVYVGHHHIYGVDKIQYAVEPENTWGNPPPMHTCNPTVCSRVGNTIYVRMHAPAQHLKINSL from the exons ATGGTAAAATGGCAAG AACACCCCCTCGACACGGCTGATCCGGGTTCTATCTTTGGGGAGACTAGTGAGGATGGCAGCAAGGCCTCTCCCCACAGGACTGGAAACCTCCGCCAACGTGGAGCCTTTCCTACCCATCACTTCGCTGCCAATGAAATCAAGAGTGCTGAACCCGTTCCCATGAGGTTGTTTCCGTATGAAG AGGGCCAGTTTCgtgaaaaagtgaaaaataaagttGCCACTAAATCGGCATCAAGCAAGGTTGTCAAACTTCTTTTAGCAATCATGACGTCATCCGGTATCGTGTATGACGCCTACACAATGGATAGATGGACGGATCCAGAGAGAACGGATTTGATGATGCAGCAGTCCGCCTGGAAATCCGGCGAACCTTGGAACAAACTGACAGACATGGGAACAAACATGCGACAAGTG GTGCCCTTGGTACGTGGATCTGCATTGTTAACTCATCTCTTCACGAATGCCAATCCTGTCGTCAAACCATTCTGTCTGGCTGACATATCTGGTCACCACGTCAATTTCAACTCTCCATTGGAAAGAACAA TATTAGATGCTGGAAGTGGACACGCGAGTGCCACTTGTTCTGGAGGAGTTTTGCATCTTAGGCTACAGAATACCAAACGAATCAGGGATGTCACAAAGATCCAGTATGCTGCTCGTCTAAAGACGCGATGGGCTGCAAGAGATCATCCAATGTCTAGCTGTGACGTCAACAAATGTCAACTCACTGATGGCGGGAAAACTCTGGAGGTGGACGTTCCTAACGCTCATG GAGCTATGGCGTTCGCATTTAACTACATTGGTCACTACGTCACGCCTTGGGATTGGATAAATCATCCAGAGGAGGTCACGTGTCACGGACGGCGCAGCGAGAAGCGTGCCCCTAACGATATCACGTTACATGCTTCCTGTGACTCCAACCTGAAATTGGAGATTGGAGTCTATGTCGGTCACCATCACATCTATGGCGTGGATAAG ATCCAGTACGCAGTGGAGCCAGAGAACACATGGGGTAATCCCCCACCCATGCACACCTGTAACCCCACCGTCTGCAGTCGTGTTGGGAACACCATCTACGTCAGAATGCATGCACCTGCTCAACATCTTAAGATCAATTCTCTGTAA
- the LOC136273521 gene encoding uncharacterized protein codes for MITMPHHDYILKDQFAANLKSTVYTFKGYEGPSWLLDMEAPRASMEPDPVGVQAIKANSQHLQDILQAIERDASQANLEAYCSFSDSYAVGKGIGMHARLASISRAFGTSHYQALDGKIRHCLEKWLRIDDTLPERNRFHYDTVWGGLFLRGEDGEAHFYTDFGFPFYNDHHFHLGYFLYALAYYVRHDTAWAQQHRQRIYALARDVGNPSYKDKFFPVVRHKDIYMGISWASGVVPGERQEESSSESLNCYHGLAALGDALNDPILRGTGQVMLALEIASVREYYHVRDHNFNQFPPILQKFGAVGQITEDSFHVYTLDWGCDPNVFPMRHGCLVGIQIIPITAVSRYWMDKDWAKHILQSCDWAINPSHATDYSLANPSDLRDLVTGWKAFCYAGIAPYDESHKIAAANYLRDKYPRDLVSGTGAASTLLFIYERT; via the exons ATGATAACCATGCCTCATCAC GACTACATATTGAAGGATCAGTTTGCAGCTAACCTAAAATCGACAGTGTACACGTTTAAAGGCTATGAAGGTCCTAGCTGGTTGTTGGATATGGAGGCTCCCCGGGCCTCCATGGAACCAGATCCTGTTGGAGTCCAAGCCATAAAAGCTAACTCCCAGCATCTCCAG GACATTTTGCAAGCGATCGAGAGGGACGCTTCACAGGCCAACCTTGAGGCTTACTGTTCCTTCTCAGACAGTTATGCTGTGGGTAAAGGCATAGGAATGCACGCTAGATTGGCCAGTATATCTCGAGCGTTTGGAACCTCTCATTACCAGGCTCTTGACGGGAAAATCCGACATTGTTTAGAAAAATGGCTGCGAATTGATG ACACACTTCCGGAGAGGAACAGGTTCCACTACGACACGGTGTGGGGCGGGCTCTTCCTGAGGGGAGAGGACGGGGAGGCCCACTTCTACACAGACTTTGGGTTCCCCTTCTACAACGACCACCATTTCCATCTCGGCTACTTCCTGTACGCTTTGGCTTACTACGTGAGGCACGACACGGCATGGGCTCAGC AACATCGGCAGAGAATATACGCCCTGGCACGAGACGTCGGGAACCCTAGCTATAAGGACAAGTTCTTCCCCGTGGTTCGTCACAAGGACATCTACATGGGTATATCCTGGGCCTCGGGGGTTGTCCCGGGGGAGAGGCAGGAGGAGTCATCATCTGAG TCGTTAAACTGTTACCATGGTCTGGCTGCCCTGGGAGACGCGCTGAACGATCCCATTTTACGAGGAACGGGCCAGGTGATGCTGGCTCTGGAGATCGCCTCCGTGAGAGAATACTACCACGTGCGTGACCACAACTTTAACCAGTTCCCGCCAATTCTGCAGAAGTTTGGGGCGGTGGGACAGATAACCGAGGACAGTTTCCATGTGTACACCTTGGACTGGGGTTGTGACCCCAACGTTTTCCCGATGAGGCATGGGTGTCTAGTCGGCATCCAAATTATCCCTATTACCGCCGTCTCTAGGTACTGGATGGATAAG GACTGGGCCAAACATATCCTGCAGTCATGTGATTGGGCGATTAATCCGTCACACGCGACTGACTACAGCCTCGCCAATCCTAGCGACCTACGTGACTTAGTAACT ggtTGGAAAGCATTCTGTTATGCCGGAATCGCGCCATATGACGAATCTCATAAAATAGCGGCAGCCAACTACTTGAGGGACAAATACCCACGTGACCTGGTGTCTGGGACAGGAGCGGCCAGTACTCTGCTATTTATATACGAACGgacttaa